The genomic interval ctgttaaaacacgcttacgctaaaatgacggcACGTTAACATGcagtttttgttgcaaccaagaaagagcactactataattattttatctactgttttagattaaaggcatattagaattgaaataatatatagcaaaaccgtgttttaacactaattATAGactgggcggtaatacgtcgtacaaataatttcactcgggctgcgccctcatgaaattattacgccaaacaaataaccgcccatcgtgcataaatagcgttaaagagaattcctatagtttttttcctttcatagaaaatttttaaattcacatatatgataggaaaatttgtgctgaaaacaatgaacaaataaaaaaaaataggtcaccaggcttgtttttgtgaaaaattgttttgaacgcACCCACTGTTgttgaaactgctagcgatttctcaacattttcataattttctgcttttttgtaaataccaaccaaaatatacatcaagacagcacaataagttttttttctttttacagattttgttatgtacttatttgatatcatagtcatatttgtaatactctatccttacaataatgtgtacaaatgaaaaaaaaatattgtttcatatttacttttgtgaacttttttcagtgaaaaatgcccatagtgaagaatatttttttaaattttgaaaaaactctttcatagaattttttcttgtttttcttatgtatagataattgtattgtgagcataaaaatggctaaaaatgtatgggtcaccaggctaatttttatgttaagaccgctagcgtaaacacctgttcggacggaaaatggcgcgaaaccggtcaaactgattacatgtatgtctgctaaaagttaaaaaaagtttaaaaaattcttaattctttctataattgaatactaaataatctgaaaggtgataatgtcttatcagtactaagtcaattatcttacattatatgaacaacactgtctttgtactaaaatgcgatgtgaaaacacaaccacaaaaatagcaagatacctgtcaggcatgatacttgtcaatacaacataaaccagtatcaacatttgattactgataaaacgtatcaaaaatgttatttcattcaagattcgtcatatttaagactgtctgtaacatgtttcaacaaattttgacttcagttcagttttccatagaatgtgtcggctgcgcagaaagatgcgcataaaaaactatcggaattccctttaaagcactctttttgctataaataatttcttaaagaAACATATAACACCTTATAAATGGGTAAACAGAAGGTTCATTTTGTGTAGGACTATACAACACTTAGGTTTGACGAATTCTACATTATATGACTGTTTAACTGAAAGCATATCACAGTCATGTTCATAGTAACTATCCTTATATATTAAGAAACACAATGCGAAGAAAGAAATAAAGTCTTATTCTGAAACATTAACAAGTTTAAAAAGTTTAGgtctttttttttgtagatataaatATTGGATTAACACAATTTTAGTGTGCAttcgagttttgaaatattacttCAGCTATCCCTAATGGTATCACAAAGGTAAATGTTGAAGGCAGACAAAAGGATGGAGACAACAACATTTAACAAGCATGGGAAATCTTGTTTGCAAAATGCTACTTTGTGTAAACTAAGAACTGTAAACTTACCATATGCGTTACTGCATAAGCCGGGCATATACCGACTACCATGTAAAATACTATTTCTAGAGACTTGTATCTGAAAATTAAATGTTCTGACTTGAGTGACCTCACACATGTATCCTAACATGTATCAATcatgcagaaaaacaaaataaatctgtacCCTACCATTGAACAGTAAAATCATTATAATCTAATAAAAACTTAACCTttcatttattttggttttataaATCAAGTTATTCCAACCACTCTGGCCACAAGGTCCCTTTCTAGCTTTTCACATACACTCAACTTTTTCTTTGCACATTATTTCAGTCTGAGGTTAGAACAAGATTAGGACCACCAACATGCATAATTCTATTGAAagtaaaagcaaaatatatttagATTGGAAGTAATTCAGTAGTGATATACAGTTGAACTTTGTTCACTCAACTCGTCTGAACCAGCAAAATCTGTTCGAGTTATCAGTAGTTTGTGAGCCattgaacaaaatacattatacagggattttgccACGACCCGACAATAAGTTCAAGCAAAGGGTGGTGTACGAATTATCCGAGTTTGAACAAACGAAGTTTGAATGCAAGTAACTCGAAAGCATTCAgtaataatatacatatatcatGCATCTGTTTCAACAAACAGATTAAAAACAAACTATCTCACTGTAGTACACAGTTCTACCACTTATCACTGAATCTATCgttttattgtttttgattaTATAAAACTTTAGTAAGATActacatgaatttatatcaaatcatCATTAAAAATGGTTCacatcatttttgtaaaaagaaaaatattgttataattatacaCTTGGGCATTTCTGCTAAACATACTAAAATTTATTGATGCTGAAATGTCCCATGATAATAATGTATCCTGTCACAAACACAGACTCTAACACATACAGATtgaatatttaacaattttttaatcACTGTAACCATAATGAACTCTAAAAATCCTAAATGTTTCATAATGATCTGATCACAGATTCCAAATtacaacttttaaatttttcttactcaAAATGGCTAAAACTTTTACTGTGCAATCTCCAACTCACCTTGCATGGAACAAGAATTGGAATATGATTCCCAGGATACAACCTATCCACACAACCCACATGAAAAACTCAGCCACACCTCCAAAATCCTTCAATACCAACCTGTAAAATAACTAATGCAActtatttctttttctgtatCTACTGAGTTTTTTGCCATCCTACATAATGCACtcagcagaaaaaaacaacatagtgcatttgcgaccagcatggatccagacaagcctgcacatctgcacagtctggtcaggatccatgctgtccgctaacggtttctctaaatgcaataggctttgaaagcaaactgcatggatcctgaccagaatgtgcggatgtgcaggctggtctgaatccatgctggttgcaaatgcactatgttggttttctcatggtgcagctcatataaaCACATACAAAACTCATTGAGATTTATGAAATTTCTTGAGGCACAAAGGTAATCTGAGGGTAGATAGATATACATCTGGAAAATTTAAAAGATGACAAACAGTTATTACATGTTATTCACAGACTGAGGCTGTTCACTGATATCACTTTCTAAGAAAAAAACATAAGCTTTACATGATAATTGAGTTTAAAGTTAATCTGGGACTTTATcaagaaatgaaaaatgaatgtaaaagtacaattttTGTTGCTTCTAGTCTACCAAGTCTTTCATCACAAACCTGCTATAATTGTCTTACCTATACTATTCAACCATGTGAATAAATCTAATAGTAAAAGTTggtgtttataaatgaatatgcaattTTCAAATGAAGACAATCCATCAAGTGTTTGCAAGGGCAACTGTGATGATATTTTCCAATAACAtctgttttaaaaagaaacttcAAAATGTGTAACAGGAAAACGATACAGATAGGTTCAACTAAACCTAAAATCAACCCCATAGCAAGTGAACAGGCTGCTGCTCCAAACACTGCAATGGCAACAAATACTTGAGACAAACCTGAAGAAACTTACCATGGGGTGTAAGATGCTGCTATGAAGACATAGATTACTGCCCTGTCACCAAGGTGAAAAAAATGACGTAACATCCTGAAAAATAAAACGTTTAGATACATATGTATAAATTCATTCTGAGAAGTACGACACCATATCTTTTGCAGCAGATgataaaaacaagcaaacacgTAGCAATTTTTCCAAATGATTTTGAAGTGAGAATTAATAATTTCTTTATACCTGTGAGTGAAAGTGCCtattaaagaaattatcatgCATTTGGATATGCAGCAAGTGACTTCACTATTTAGGTGACTCCAAGGGAGAAAACTGCTTTGATTcttttgaaatattgaagaaaatttaaaaaaaaaaacattttcctacCTTTTTACCAATAACTAAGACTTTTTTACACTCACTTTACTAGTTTTCAATGCTGCATTTACATTATATGCccaacttggtggaaatgaacacattgaaaattttcaccaaaTCTATGGGGAAGCAGCTTTAAAAATATCCTGTTCTGATACTGCACAGTTCTAAATGTGTTGGCATGAATACCTCCAAATCTTTTTgtaatatcattaaaaactgcaaAGACCAATCTATTTTGTTCAAACTGATTTTGTCCACAAGAAGCTCCTTATTATCATTTTTTCCTTGCAAAAATAACATACAAATAAAGCAAGCAGTAACTTAACTCGGACatttataaaaactgaaaattacaCCGCACTAGCATTTCTTTAAGCTTTTAAGCCTTACTTCAAAATAATTACGTTTGCCTTTTAATTACGAttcaatatataaacaaattcAAACCGTATAatgctttttaatattttatcaaaactactaaaaatataagaatatCTATCCAATTCTCTAAACTCAAAACTAAATGTAAGATTATAAGAATGTTTCACTTGCTGTACCAACATAATTATGGGAATATCCAGCTCGTGCGGAACTATTTGCGGCTTTGCAGAGTTATGTCCAAAATATTCCCCCAAGAGCCAAATATTCCCATcaacacctacaaccagtgatcgttactttttcttgcataccataaattatattctttcaaaaacagaatataataaaacaaacgaCTATTTTCTATAGAAACATATGAATTTATGCGTTAGTTCATAAACACACAATGTTATGAAGTTATCTACAGCTTGAGAGTCATCCTACACCCCAGGTTTTTTCGAGAAGCTATGGTATGCAAGAACAAGGCAAACTTGATTATTTTTCAGACATGGCCTCGTATCTTCTAATTAAAGCTTACCCCTTTGCACCAGCAAATGAGAAACAGTGGTATAAGGTGGACGtggtaaataaaaagaaaagtgcCATGCCATAAATCATTAGAGTGACAACTTCTTTGGTGGACGTAGCATTCTCCGTCATCGTCTTTATGCCATACAGGCTCGGAAGGATCCAGATCTGTATAAAGCAACTAAATATGTAATAAGCTGCCTGTATACCATCAACAGATCTATTTATAGCAACAAATCTGGTTTTTCCGCGCTAAATGAAAATCCTGCTACAACTGCCATGAAGGATGAATTTAGTGCATCAACTGGCTGGATACAGTAGTCCAAATATCACAAAGCATTTTAAATACTGAATTCATCATCAAAATTTTTCCAACTGCAAATATATTTCACACACACCTATACAACACGGTTTAATTGATGTCATAATATATATCTCAAGTATCAAAACTTTGGAtaaatcttaacccttaccctgctaaagttctagaatgaacttgtccgtccttcaatttggactgtaccattaactgttaaatgggtgcttaccaaaaatatactgccTGAACGGCAAACagggcagatcatgatcagactgcatggatgtgcaggctgatcatgatctacaatggtcgcaaaggcagaatcaatcgtgaccagcatgataagggttaattacaTCAAACCCAGTTAGCATGTTCTGAGTTAACTCTACTGGTCTTTTCAAAAAAGAGTATCCATGACAGGAATTGCAGGAATACTGTGATCTGCTTACATCATATTACCAACCACACAGACAGTGGGATAAATTTACCGTAACCATGTGAGAAAGTATTTGAAAATGTGAGACATTTATGGAAAAGTAAATGTAATGTGAACCacaatatagcaaaaaaaaatgtgtatattgAAATTCATAGTACACATATATgattgaaaaatgtaataaactgCCATGCTGAAATTCAAGTTAGAATAGCTTAATTTACTGGATCACATGTACCATTTTGCTCAAATTAacttacaaaacacaaaaaatcataaaatattaaagCAGCAATATAAACACTATCAATCTTTACCAACACAATGTCTGACAGTACTCCATTTTTTCCTATCCTGCTAAAAACCCCTTTTAGGTACAGCTACTACATCTTCACTCCTATGTTTTTTCAGACCAGAATTTCAAGCATCAGGGTACACATCATAACGTTATTTCCTTATATACAAAGTCATTCATCTGCCCTGACATACCGGTATTATGCATTACAAAGTTGTGACCTTAACATCCAATAAGGATGATCTTTGTTAGACTTAAAACTTATCATAAACAACATTCTATATactttattacatgactccttgtATACATTGCCAGTCCATTGTTTGTGCTATTGAGTAAGCCAAAGCCAAGCATTGAAGAAAACAATTATGATAACAAATTCTGatgacatgtaataaaacacttgtcAAATGGCTTGCCAATCAATAGTTAATAATGCCCTTTGTCCTTTGGATATCAGGCAATTAGTTTTTCTACTGACTAGCAAGCCATCCAAcaagcatataaaacattttttaaagcactgataaatcatcttttttttaaGTCCCCTGGATTTCCAAGGACTCATGTTTAAACATAAGATTGCACaatccaaacatttttttttaaagtcatgcAAACCTTATATTTATATACACCTGATACTCTATTCATTCATCATTAACACTtatgaaacaaggcagtctgaaagacagctatatccccagCCGTTGTTATGGATAgtggctcaaaccttttaccttgagttgtgaccttgaccttgagccaacatggctaaTTCATGGGTTCTtcatatcatcttgatgaggtgatcatttgatccaagtttaggggtttaggagatacagagcggacacgaaatggaaggctcaaacctttgacctt from Mercenaria mercenaria strain notata chromosome 2, MADL_Memer_1, whole genome shotgun sequence carries:
- the LOC123565061 gene encoding monocyte to macrophage differentiation factor-like yields the protein MKRNLSISMDLSKMKNRRAKHGEHYVPTDVEHIANMITHGIWILPSLYGIKTMTENATSTKEVVTLMIYGMALFFLFTTSTLYHCFSFAGAKGMLRHFFHLGDRAVIYVFIAASYTPWLVLKDFGGVAEFFMWVVWIGCILGIIFQFLFHARYKSLEIVFYMVVGICPAYAVTHMTDPAGVYELAIGGVIYVSGVIFFKLDGIVPFAHAIWHVFVGLGALAHFYAINKYLVGIHDPKESINEIDHLI